A genome region from Passer domesticus isolate bPasDom1 chromosome 25, bPasDom1.hap1, whole genome shotgun sequence includes the following:
- the CTTNBP2NL gene encoding CTTNBP2 N-terminal-like protein yields MNLEKLSKPELLTLFSILEGELEARDLVIEALKAQHRDTFIEERYGKYNISDPLMALQRDFETLKEGNHGEKQPVCSNPLSILKVVMKHCKNMQERMLSQLAAAESRHRKVILDLEEERQRHAQDTAEGDDVTYMLEKERERLTQQVEFEKSQVKKFEKEQKKLSSQLEEERARHKQLSSMLVVECKKATAKAAEEGQKTAELSLKLEKEKSKVSKLEEELAAKRKRGLQMEAQVEKQLSEFDIEREQLKAKLNREENRTKALKEEVECLKKALKELEASCQEHSPSKPVHPSPSVTSRGVTTDSPPVKSVSCQTEGLQAERANPASSSKALHTVFASPSAPVHSYAKSNGHCDTDLQVAGETNAAESQAHREKSAASESAVENGSSPVRTESPVHVMSQLPSAGVSLSPSSTAASSLTPSPCSSPVLTKRLGGASASSPGYQSSYQVGINQRFHAARHKFQSQAEQEQQPGLQSPPSRDLSPTLADNSAAKQLARNTVTQVLSRFTSQQGPIKPVSPNSSPFGTDYRNLASAVGPKAEAGRCPSPVKVSSPLSPLSPGIKSPTIPRAERGNPPPIPPKKPGLAQSPAAAAPLGKASSLAAPLDVASSCSNSSVVSNGKDLEILLPSSS; encoded by the exons ATGAATCTGGAAAAACTCAGCAAACCAGAACTACTGACACTGTTTAGCATTCTTGAGGGAGAATTAGAAGCAAGAGATCTTGTCATAGAGGCTTTAAAG gcccagcacagggacacatTCATTGAGGAACGCTATGGGAAATACAACATCAGTGATCCACTGATGGCTTTGCAGAGAGATTTTGAGACACTGAAAGAGGGGAATCATGGTGAAAAGCAGCCAGTGTGCTCCAATCCTTTATCTATTTTGAAAGTGGTGATGAAACATTGCAAGAATATGCAGGAAAGGATGTTATCCCAACTAGCTGCTGCAGAAAGCAGACACAGAAAG GTGATCCTGGACctggaggaggagaggcagcgGCACGCCCAGGACACGGCCGAGGGGGACGATGTCACCTACAtgctggagaaggagagggaGCGCCTCACCCAGCAG GTGGAGTTTGAAAAGTCCCAAGTGAAGAAGTTTGAGAAAGAGCAGAAGAAGCTGTCGAGCCAGTTGGAGGAGGAAAGGGCACGCCACAAGCAACTGTCTTCCATGCTTGTTGTGGAGTGCAAGAAAGCCACTGCCAAAGCAGCTGAAGAGGGCCAGAAGACAGCAGAACTGAGCTTGAAATTGGAAAAGGAGAAGAGCAAGGTGAGTAAACTGGAAGAGGAGCTGGCAGCCAAGAGGAAgcggggtttgcagatggaagCACAAGTAGAAAAGCAGCTCTCAGAGTTTGACATTGAAAGAGAACAGCTGAAAGCTAAGCTGAACAGAGAAGAAAACCGTACAAAAGCACTCAAAGAAGAGGTGGAATGTCTGAAGAAAGCCCTGAAAGAGCTGGAGGCTTCTTGCCAGGAGCACAGTCCCTCCAAGCCTGTGCATCCCAGCCCCTCGGTGACATCCAGGGGGGTCACCACTGACAGTCCCCCAGTGAAGTCTGTGTCCTGCCAGAccgaggggctgcaggcagaaCGAGCaaaccctgccagcagcagcaaagctctTCACACCGTGTttgccagcccctctgcccctgtTCATTCCTATGCAAAATCCAACGGGCACTGTGACACAGACCTGCAGGTGGCTGGGGAGACAAATGCTGCAGAGAGCCAAGCTCACAGGGAGAAATCTGCAGCCTCAGAAAGCGCAGTGGAGAATGGAAGCTCTCCTGTGAGAACAGAGTCCCCGGTGCACGTGATGTCGCAGCTCCCCTCTGccggggtgtccctgtcccccagcagcacagccgccTCCTCTCTGaccccctctccctgctcctcaccagTGCTGACTAAACGCTTAGGGGgagcctctgccagcagccctggctaCCAGTCCTCCTACCAGGTGGGCATCAACCAGCGCTTCCACGCGGCCAGGCACAAGTTCCAGTCGCAGgcggagcaggagcagcagccggGCCTGCAGAGCCCCCCCTCCCGGGACCTGTCTCCCACCCTGGCTGACAACTCGGCTGCCAAGCAGCTGGCCCGCAACACGGTCACTCAGGTGCTGTCCAGGTTCACCAGCCAGCAGGGCCCCATCAAGCCTGTCTCCCCCAACAGCTCCCCTTTTGGCACGGACTATCGGAACCTGGCCAGTGCGGTCGGGCCCAAAGCCGAGGctgggcgctgcccgagccctgTCAAGGTTTCCAGCCCGCTGAGCCCCTTGTCTCCTGGAATCAAGTCACCAACCATTCCTAGGGCAGAGAGGGGCAACCCTCCACCCATTCCTCCCAAGAAACCCGGCCTCGCTCAGtcgcctgctgctgctgctcccctgggcaAAGcctcctccctggctgccccccTGGACGTGGCCAGTAGCTGCTCCAACAGCTCTGTCGTGTCAAATGGCAAAGACCTGGAGATCCTCCTGCCAAGCAGCAGCTAG